CACGCCGCCAACACCACTTCTCCACGCCGCCTCTCGCTCCCCCTAAACCGAACCTTGGAGCAGACAAGGTGCATGAAATAGGGGATCTAACATTCACCATACGACTGTGGACTGTGGGCACAAGACTGGAGTTGAAATTGCCAGACGTTTAGTTGCCAGCGCTTTGTGACGAGAACCAACCTCCACTGGCGACCACTGACGACCACTGACGACCAACTGTCCAGAACGACCAACTGTCCAGAACGACCAATCAGCCACCGTTCTGACAACCCATCCACACCAATCTTACCTACCTGCCACCCCTGACACTCACATACACTGTACGAGACACCCAGATACGATATCAGACGGAAGAACGTACCTTAACAGACACACGATACCTTACAGTGAGCGCTGTACCAGTAAAAACACCAACCTCCAGTGCACTCACCAAGTTGCCCAACAGAGATACATCACCAGGCTCAGACACACACTTGACGCAGACAACTAACGACCGTGCACAAACTGCCATTCGACAGACTCAACCCAGATACCGCATCTTTTTCATCGCAATAACTTAGACCCGGTTCATTTCTCTGCCATTACTCGGCTTTCGCACACACAGCCAACCATGCACCCATACTACCCTCCCCATGACGGGTACAACTACGACGAGGCTCCCCGACTGCCGCTACCGCGACTTCACAAACACGACGACCACATGCACACCGTCATGAACACAGACAGGCCCTCTCTCAAACGCTCGGCAGACCAGCTGGACCACACCTCCCAGACAGCCACAGATACCCCCCGCTACTACAAGGCGCATTCGTCGATAGCGCTGGTGACGGACGTTAATCGAGATGCCGAAGGCAATCCCATTGGCCCACCACCCACGCCGACAGCCAATGGCTCCCAAACTCCGCCCCTAGTGCTCCCTCTCACCTTATCGCTACCCCCTCTGGCGGCCGCTGTGCCCCCCAACATGCAGGTGATGCGGTCGGCCAACTCGGACCGTCCCAAAAAGAAGTCCAAGTACTCGTCCGAGCAGGACAAAATCATTCTGAGCATGAAAAAGGCCGGCAAGGGATGGCACGAAATTGGCGAGGCTGCACACTGCGACAACGCGCTGGCCGCCCGAAACAGATACCAGGTGCTCATGGGCCAACAAGGCTCCGGATCGGTCTACTGGGACCCCGAGGACAACATGGGTCTCAAGGCGCTGCTGGACGACGGCGAGCGGGCCAAGTGGGAGTTTGTGGCGGCCGAACTCAGCAAGATCCGCCGCAAAAACATCACCTCACCGGTCGTGCGGGCCAAGGTCAGAGACATGCTGTTCAAAAACAGCATTCTGTTCAAGGTGGTGTTTGAAAACCGCGACGGCCACTTTGGCGACACTTGCATCCAGCCGAGCGGCCCTACAGCCACGTCGACAGCCACGGTCAACTCGTCGCTGTCATCCCTGTCTACCTCCATGCCTGCTCCTTACGCTCAGCCCTACTACCCTGAGTACTACTACGACGAGCAGCAGGTACAGCAGAGCATCCAGAGCGTGCAGAATGTGCAGCAGACGGTCCAGCAAACTGTGCAGCAGAATGTGTATGGACAGACCACACAGGTACAGCAGACACAGGGCCAGAGCACCCAGCCTTTGGATGATTACTCACAGTATCACAAGGCGTATGCTTTCAGGCGATGAACCACGTGCGGGGGCGTAATTCGTTCACGATGACCGAGGAAAAAAGGAGGACATGAGGAAAATCTCGAAAGTGATGCAACTATGGATATGATATGACTGGACAGGTCATGAAAAAAACGGATTTCATATGGGTTACCTACTTTGGCGTTTCTGGAGGGGCAAGGCGGTGTTAGAAAGCAGAGACGGGCGCGTTTGTTTTTTAGCGCCTTGTCCGAAAAAACACCAGTATACCCGggtgctactgtacaagtagcccgggctttttattttaatgTGTACATTTAATGCTAACGGTTTTGTTTTGGTGTAGGAGGGTCATCTACAGCAGATAGTGGGGTCTGTGGCTGTCCAGAGAGTGATGTGGTTGTTTCCTTCGCCCTACACGTAGTGGATGGGGTCTATTCCGCTTCATAAATGTCAGATATTGCCCATATAGAACTCCTCCAATGCGGCATTAGGGGCATCCGTGGACCGGTTCTAGTCCAGGAACTGCGGTCTAAAGCTCCAAGGCGCGCTAGAGAGAAGACCAGAGGAGCTAGAAGGCGGGGTTGGACCAAAGAGGGCTATTGGTGATGGTTATCGGTGGGattgtggaggagtggaCATAATCGCGAAGGGAGAAGTTGTTACAAATGCGCAGAAAAGGTACAGTGACTGATATTCAAATATTTTGTTTGACAGAGGGTGAAGATGATAGAACCGTTGGAATTGGAAGGGCCCTGTGGACAATTCGGTCTACTTACAGCGATTCTCTTGACGGAAATAGTGATGCCATATAAACGAGTGCGGATTTATCCGAGCACGAGTATGGACAAAAACGTCAGGGTCAAAACAGTCAACATTCGCTCTGGAGTATTGCAGAAGGTCTAGAGAGATTTCCGCTGTCGTCTATCGTTTAGTAAACACCCTATTAACCGTCAGAGTACAAAATGTAGTATATATTGTTCTGTTCCTCGGCATTATACACCTCGTATACATTACTCCATTGGAGTCTATATAGGGCTATATAGGGCCGTTTGGTCTACCGAGTTCAACTAGATAGTCGATAGATGTCTCTCATCACTTAGAtctctttctttcttcgaTAGTTGAAGAATTGTTGGTTCTGGATGTTCTGGCCAGTGTAGACTTGTGGAGCAGTTACAGTAGGAGAcatggagttgagaagaaCATCAGTAGATTCGTAAAAGATCGTTTTATTCGCCTCCGACTCATAAATGACCTTTTATGTTCGGTTTCGGACTCCAAACTTGCGGCCAAGTATTACAACAACTGTGGTCGGCAGGGCTATATCTGTACTAATACTGAAGCTAGCGGATGAGGGGCGGTTATAAAGAACAACGACTATaccgacaagaacaacaGCATCCTACTCTCATTCACACTTATACTCCCGAACCCTAcgctccatctccagctccggTCCCACATACAAATCCACGGATACAACATATGCTACATTATCAATTAGTCCTCCTCTATATATCCTTTTCCCTTCTCCTTCCATCCTACTAGTAGTAGAACAGAGCTCAGTGTAATGACAGCCTTTTTCGTGCAAGTACCCCCAATGTacaccatcaacaagatccaTCAACAGCTACGCTCTTGGGTGCGCGTGTTACTCATTAGCGGTTCGACCAGCTCACTTACTGCTGCATGTATCCACTCACAGCAGCCTTCAACGTCTGGGCCTTGGCCTGCAGCTCCATGACGCTCTTGAGAAAGATCTCGTCGGGCTCCAGAGCTCCGGAAGACTCGACGTTGAAAATGAAATGgtctcgtcgtcggccGAGCTTGACCTTGCCGTTGAACTCCTCGTGTCTCAGCACTTCTCGCGACACTGTGTCCTTTCTGGCGTCGGCCACCACGGGCTTGCCTCCCTCCAGCTCAATGACGCCCTTGGGGAAACACTTTTGGaacttcttggcctcgtcaCCGGTAATGTCAccggtgatggtgatggtgggCATGAGTCTGTAGGAGGCGGTGGCCACGGGAGAAAACTTTGCGTGGTCATGTCCGAAACCCAGATGGCAGAACATGGTCAGGTTGATGCTCTGGTTGGGTCGCAGCTTGGCGATCAGAATGTCGGGGTTGGCGACCTTGAACACGTTCTCCAGCccctcgtccttgaccCACTGGCACTGGTTGCCCATGGGATCAAAGGTGATGTCTCGTGCGTAGATGTGGGCGTTCTTCATGGTGCCGTCGGCCAGTCGCTCACAGGTGACATTGAGCCGCAGCACAAAGGTGTTGGAGTCGTCGTAGTAGTCCTCGATCTCGGAAGCGTCCAGACCTCGAGGCAGGGCGTTGATTCGCTCGGGGTTGATCACCAGAGGCACCAGACCCAGCCGGTGGGCCAGCACCTCGTCCTGGATAATGGAGGTGTTTGCGTGGATGAAAACCTCTTCGACGGCAATGGTGGGGATATCTGCGATCATGATTCGTCGAAAGGCGTTGGCCAGCGACGTGTCGATGCCAATCAGGTCAAAGTTGCTGTAATTGTCGGTCAGGGAATGGATCTTCACCTGCAGGTTCTTGTCGAACTTGTCGAGGTCCCAGGCGTCGTCGGCCCCAGGCCAGTGGCCAGGGAAGTCCGTGGAAGTCACGTTTGTCACTCGATCGGACTCGATGCCGACAATGTTGCGGTTAGCAAGGCTGGTCATggtgtggttttgtgtgGTTGTAGAGGATAAAAAGGTCGGCAGAAAAGATTCAAAGCTAAAAAGTTTTCTGCAGGACGTGCATGAAGACGGTGATTAGTAATGAGGGTTGAGAGGGTGGAGAGGGACGAAAAAAGAGTTCCATGGTGATAAAAGAGAATAATATAATTACCTGTCGGATTTGGAACCAAACGCACTTTTCAGAATGTTTCTATGACTTACCAGAGCGGAGTTGTACAGTTCTATTCTGAGTGAGCAGTACAGGAACAAAGCCGGATATATTAATTTTATAACCATaattatatttttataatATTTTAATATATAATGGCCACAACATAACTAAACTGTGGTAACAAACCCAAGTAGTTTGTGAGTAGTAGTAAAGCGGTTAAGGGAGATATATTGGTACTGTAGGAAAAGGCCATATAGCCATCGCCAGTAAGACACAACGACTAAGATGGCGTTTTCAATTGAAAGAAAAATCATAGAGGCCTCGGACTCACTTGGAGTTAGTTAATGAGCTGTTATTGGCCTCCTAGTGACCTACCAGTAATCTCCTTGAAGGGTAACAGGCCACAATCTCTCATCAGGAACTGAATGAGGAGTGTAGATACTATCATTGCTAGATGAATATGTACGTAGTCATAGACAATATGTCTTTCAAGACTTTGGAATCAGGAAGAACCTATCCCTAAAAGTCCCCTTCAGCAGCTTTCAAGCACTACAACTATGTACTGGAGTTCTATAGCACCTAAGACCACTCCATGCCCTTGTAGGGTGAGCCTTTTTCAAACTGTGaatctccagaatctctAAAACATCCTTCTCATTCCTTCCCATTGCCCTCATACAACTACCGTCTAAAATACTGTCTTT
This genomic interval from Yarrowia lipolytica chromosome 1E, complete sequence contains the following:
- a CDS encoding uncharacterized protein (Compare to YALI0E23925g, weakly similar to DEHA0F18623g Debaryomyces hansenii), coding for MHPYYPPHDGYNYDEAPRLPLPRLHKHDDHMHTVMNTDRPSLKRSADQLDHTSQTATDTPRYYKAHSSIALVTDVNRDAEGNPIGPPPTPTANGSQTPPLVLPLTLSLPPLAAAVPPNMQVMRSANSDRPKKKSKYSSEQDKIILSMKKAGKGWHEIGEAAHCDNALAARNRYQVLMGQQGSGSVYWDPEDNMGLKALLDDGERAKWEFVAAELSKIRRKNITSPVVRAKVRDMLFKNSILFKVVFENRDGHFGDTCIQPSGPTATSTATVNSSLSSLSTSMPAPYAQPYYPEYYYDEQQVQQSIQSVQNVQQTVQQTVQQNVYGQTTQVQQTQGQSTQPLDDYSQYHKAYAFRR
- a CDS encoding uncharacterized protein (Compare to YALI0E23947g, similar to uniprot|P07703 Saccharomyces cerevisiae YPR110c RPC40 DNA-directed RNA polymerase I and III 40 kDa polypeptide, similar to Saccharomyces cerevisiae RPC40 (YPR110C); ancestral locus Anc_3.428) translates to MTSLANRNIVGIESDRVTNVTSTDFPGHWPGADDAWDLDKFDKNLQVKIHSLTDNYSNFDLIGIDTSLANAFRRIMIADIPTIAVEEVFIHANTSIIQDEVLAHRLGLVPLVINPERINALPRGLDASEIEDYYDDSNTFVLRLNVTCERLADGTMKNAHIYARDITFDPMGNQCQWVKDEGLENVFKVANPDILIAKLRPNQSINLTMFCHLGFGHDHAKFSPVATASYRLMPTITITGDITGDEAKKFQKCFPKGVIELEGGKPVVADARKDTVSREVLRHEEFNGKVKLGRRRDHFIFNVESSGALEPDEIFLKSVMELQAKAQTLKAAVSGYMQQ